In Tripterygium wilfordii isolate XIE 37 chromosome 17, ASM1340144v1, whole genome shotgun sequence, the genomic window TGAGTGCTAATCTTGTCGTTTATAAGTTTGGAGGTTTGAGCTAAACTCTTTTAAATTGTAGAGGGTCCAAAATCGTACGGGTCTTAATATCAAAACGAACCATTTGTCTATAAATAGATTGGGTCGAACCTCTTTCTCCAAATAATTAAATAGGAAATAAACCCCGAAAGAAACATTAATCTGTTgttgaatttcaaacaaatGAATAGCTAATATTTGTTCATGATTAATTACTCACTGTGAAACTTTTCTTCTACATTTGAGTGacatttcatttcaaatttgaaGAGGAAGAGCGGTAGATAGATTATATGGTGACATTGAATTAACAATTaacggacaattggcagtaatAGCACTTTatacaacttaattgtaaaaaggtcatgaacatttttaaaattgtaaaaaagtacaatttaagggtaatttggtcatctgacttaagatattttttagtttatacctacaataccctgctcctccttcttcttcttcttcttctccctccaactatccaactctagtgtgtcatctctttctctccttcttctctactaaaagttatctccttctttctctccttcttcttctttttcttcttctcctcgatctgaatttgttctttgttgccttcttctccgtttttggtcgagtttcttctctcttcatcaccttcttcgtcgttgctcaatcttgactgcgtcgagttgctctgccttgtttttgatagatctggactatgcttcgttgttcaatctgggctgtgctttgtttttttgcagatctggacgctggttcgttttttgcagagatgtatcactatagtatcaccatagtatcaccaacaccaaaaaaccactaaaatgatacaatgaaactagtatgcatacttcatcttcctaattacttttcctttcttgatcttcttttcttggttacctctcttgttcgttttggaaaaacatttacaagtgcagagatgtatcactatagtatcacgaacaccaaaaattcattaaaatgatacaattgaaccaatatgcatacttcttcttcctaattacttttcttttcttggtttgtacatctctggctcgttttggaaaaatatttacagctgcagagatgtatcactatagtatcaccaacaccaaaaatccactaaaatgatataattgaactagaaaggcatataatgcaatcaaatttacattctaacatttatatcatcattttatgagcaaaatatataaattgaatactaaattgaatcttctatttaaaagtatcactattgtatcacaattcgtggagagagaaaatcaaatttgaggttattttggtaaaagatgatcccagtgtacttttttaaaaggatgttttagtgattatacttttttacaattaagtataatctagtgtaccggcctccaaaagtccctttaATTAATATCCTTGAATGGTGTTGCTCGTGGGCTACACTCGGCCCGGAAGTCTTTGGGCTGCAAATAAATGGATCGTCATTGAGAATCTATATTAGACCTAATCCCGGCCCATTTATGGCGGTCCATTGGAGATAACCCACGGTAGTAATTGGGCTTCGTGGGCTTCCTTCATCACACAAAATCATTATTATTAGACCAACACTCGGCCCATATAGGGCGGTCACTGCAGATAAGTGGGTAGATTCATGACATCATGGACGCACGTTCATCGGGTCCCACAACTAGTATTTGGTTTTGTGATGAATTGAGAAACCTGTAGAAGGTTCCAGAACTAACTACATTACTACCGCTTCTGACGTTACCCGCGACCGTCACCTAACGCTGGTAATAGAATTTGCCATATAAATCTTCCTTAAAACTCCAACACCAGAAGACTCTGAAACAGAGATACTGCTAAACCAAGCAATCAAGCATTTTTTTTCGAGATTGTTTCGGTCAAggtgaagaagagaaagagagaagaagtaggAGGCATGGGAGTGGACTATTACAAGATATTGGGGGTTGATAGGAATGCGAAAGATGATGACTTGAAGAAGGCTTACAGAAAGCTTGCAATGAAATGGCATCCTGATAAGAATCCCAATAACAAGAAGGAGGCTGAAGCCAAGTTCAAGCAAATATCTGAAGCCTATGATGTAAGTTTTGATTAATCTTTCAGTATAATCAATTGGGTATCTTGATTAAGCTTTCTGTCATGTTCTGTGATGCAATAAATGAATTCGGTGTACTGGGTTTTGATTGAATTTGTGCAGGTTCTCAGTGATTCACAGAAAAGAGCAGTGTATGATCAGTATGGTGAAGAGGGTTTGAAAGGCGGTGTGCCGCCTCCGGGTGCCAGTGGTCCGGGAGGAGGTGCATCATATTTCTCCACTGGTGATGGACCCACGACTTTTAGATTCAGTACACGAAACCCGGATGACATTTTCGCAGAGTTTTTCGGGGTTTCAAGCCCATTTGGAGGCATGGGAGGTGGTGGTGGAATGAGAgggacgaggttttcaagtggAATATTCGGGGATGATATATTTGAATCCTTTGGGGGAGGAGGAGGTGTAGGTGGTGGAGGAGGTGCTTCGCGGAAAGCGCCTCCAATTGAGAACAGGTTGCCTTGTACACTCGAAGAGCTTTATAAGGGAACTACCAAGAGGATGAAGATATCTAGAGAGATACTTGATGCAAGTGGGTAAGTATTCCTGAGCTAACAGTATTTTCTATATGGTTTGAGAATATGACAAATAAGTATTTGATACTTGATCAAACTAGTTGTTTAGGCCTTTGTTTCAAGGATTTAACTTGCTATATAGTATTTTAGATTGGCTAAAGTGTGTCTGTTCTATATAGATATTGATAGAATGTGTGAATCGTGGAAGTTATATTTCTGTTGCAGTAATTAATCATTGCTTTTATGATCTGGAGTATAGtctgttttgtatatgatatTGACTAATTAATGTCGATGCTCTTGATCTACTCGAATTATGTAAAGCCTGCAAGACGttacattttgtgtgttttttttttgattggaatggttctccttttgtttttctgGATCCTCATGAAGTATGGTTGCGATTTTCATCAGTATAACGGAATCAGTTGGCAAATGGTTTTTTCGAGTATTTCATTAAATGTGGACCCTTTTTCGTGCATTAGTCGTTGTATTAGTCAGTGCATTTATGATTGGGCATTAGCATAATGAAGGTAGATTGGTATGGTGATACGATTTTGAAGATTCATAGGTTTAAGAGAGCTATTTTTGGCAGGAATTCGTCCACAGGGTAGACTATAAGTTCCGACATGGAGGGTATATTATCATACGCACTTGCAATCATCATTAGTGACACAAGTTTAGATTagttcattttcttctcttggaagtAGTTTTTTTTGCCTTTACAATTCATATGTGGCGGCTCAGTTTGAACTGATTTTATTAAGAAATATTGATGCCGCTTTTTACCTTATGTTTACAGTCATCAATGTGATTCTGTGAACCTGTCAATTTCTGAACTTTAAGATTCCAAAAGTTTATATATCAAGTCTTATTAATGACTTTTTCTTTTAAAGCATTTTTCCTTTGGAGATGTTTTTCTCTGGCTTGGATCACCCATGGATTTTGAAGGTTGTTTCAGTATATTTTATATAGGCGAACTTATGGCTTAGTAGTAGAGTTACAGGGGTGCCACCTAGAGGTCATAAActcaattcctggaaatagcCTCTCTGCATGTTATGTGGGGCAAGGTTTGCGTACATTTTACATGTCCCTGTTCCCGCccattgtgggagccttgtgcaggGGGTGTTTACCCTTTCTTCAGTAGAGTATTGTGCATATCCTTCATTTGATGCGAGTTTGATTTGTTTCTATGTAGTAGCATCAACATTAGGACTATGTTGAGACAAAAGATTCTTTTCTTGAGCTGTTAGAAATCACTGTCCGACTTGTAGGTATCCTACTTTTCTGTTTCTGTGTTGCTTCCCTCAGAACTCGGGGATACTGCAATGGTGAGCTTATGGATACTAATCATGttacattcaaaaaaaagaagtgtgGTATATCATGTCTGTAATCATGTCATTTGCAGTTAAGGCCATTCTTTTCATGATATAGAAACAAGATTGATGGCTTACTGATATTTTTTGGTATTGGTGTGTGCAGGAAGACCATGCCAGTGGAGGAAATTTTGACCATTGAAGTAAAGCCTGGCTGGAAGAAAGGTACGAAAATAACTTTCCCAGAGAAAGGTAATGAGCAGCTGAATGTTACCCCAGCAGATCTCGTCTTCATCATCGAAGAAAAACCCCACAGCACATTCACTCGAGATGGGAATGATCTGGTGGTTACGCTGAAGATTTCCTTAGCTGAAGCGTTGACAGGCTACACCGTCCATCTTACTACTTTGGATGGCAGGAATTTAACCATTCAAATCAACAATGTGATTCATCCAAACTATGAGGAGGTTGTTGCAAGGGAAGGGATGCCAATCCAGAAAGACCCAACAAAGAAAGGAAATCTGAGGATCAAATTCAACATCAACTTCCCATTTAGGCTGAGTGCGGAGCAGAAGGCTGGAATCAAGAAGCTCTTGGGACCTTGAATAGAGGTATCACCTCCTTAAAAAAGGATTAAATCTGTGAATATATGAGATAGAACGAGGCATCTTGGGCTGGTTTCTTTCCTTCCCATTCAGTCGAAGCATTTCAAGTTGAGTAACATTATGATTTTCACAATTTCTCATTTGTAAGCTTTGGTTGGTATTACTGTGCCCTTTTATAAAGTGATGGGTGTGCAGCATGTTGAAGGTCATAGATTAATAAGGTCGGTTTTCTTCTTCAGACTCAATAATAACCAGACAAAGATCACCTTTTCCTGCTCCTGTGAATCTTAAAAAGGTTGACCTTAGTCTTGATCAAATTGTGAGAAGATATCCAGAATGCGAAGGGTTGTGAAAATGTTGCTAGAAGCAGGTGCAGAGGAGGAGTTGAAAACAGGCAAAAGAGATGGTGAGCTCTCCCCATATTACTACGAGGAGGGATGAATCAGCTGGAAGTAATGTTTGAGATGGTAGTGACTATGTACTGAAATCTCATTTTCATTGTATCTGATTACATGGGGCAAAAGGAATGGGAGAGCAAATGAGCAATTTGTTTGATGGGGAGATTTGTATATGCATAGTTTGAAAAGCATATCTACAGTTAAGTCACacattaagattttttttaaaatagtgtTGTAGCTGTTAGTGTTACTGTTGTAGTTAGTTGTTCCTCTCTCGTTAGGTGAATTGTAACATgcaaaccctttttttttactctaACTGAAAACATCATATAAGCTTGCCCTTTAAACATCCGGAAGGATTTAAACTTGGGATGTTAGGTTTGTGCGTATATAAGTTTCCTACTTGATCCCCCAGTGCAAGTTGAGTCAAATCTCAGTGCGTAGCTACAAATGTATCGCTCCCACTATATTTTGTTTTGTCTGAGAATGAAACACCCCACAGCACATTTGATGAATTTGGTGCTTCATCTCTCATATGGAACATGACAGAATAGCTACCTAAAATTGACTAAAATAGGGTTTTTAATTAGATCATACTTTTGTCTCACATTCAAAGTATCAACACTCAGCTTGGTTGGTTACACCTACGAAATCTAAAAGCAATTTATGTGCAATGTTGGTTAGAAGGTTTATTCATCATTTTTAGaaggtaatatatatacatggtgATGATCCTTGAAGTAGGCCATTGAATACACTGTATTAAGTAACACTGGACTCAGCTGAATTGATGGAAGCCCACAGACCTAACTTTTAGGATCACATTGCCACCAGCCCATCCCATTTTGGATATTAGGTGATGAATTATGAACAAGGCCTAGGGTATTTTAACAAGAAATTAGAAGAAATTCATGGTGTGATTCTTatttcttttcatcttttttaatctttatgtGGAGGCAGACAAAGATGTCTCATAGCATTTAGCTTCTGAGCTTTAGTACATTGTTTGGTAATAGCCTAGTGGTGAATTTTTGTATAGGCAAATCGTATGAACTCGTAAAgtcctgagttcgattctcatttgGAGTAATACCCATGTTGTTACAAACAGGGTTTTGATGCAACTTATTCTGTCATCAAATGAAAAAATTTTGTGCGTGCGGATTTGACAATCCAAGTTTAGAAAAATGTTGTAAATTATGCATGCATCCATGATACACATTGTTAGTcaagaagaacaagaatttGCACATATATAGTTGgctgttaatatatatatatatatatatatatgcgtgtgtgtgtgtattcttgtggttgtatatatgtatagcttTATATACACTCTAGGGTGACAGCACCAACAACCTCTCTAATTCTGTAAGGGCGGTGAAACAGTTCCAACTTCCAAAACTCCATTAACCAATTGCCCCATCTCCACTCAACCTTCGTTATTaaacttttttgttgtttcttttacaCTTAAGTTTTCTTAAACTAATCTCAAGACAAATCTCAAAACTACCTTTTTAGacaaaaatacatgaaaacaaCATCTATTCTCCTACAAGTTTTCCACAAAACCAAACTTGAGATCCAAGCAAACCCTTTTTACTGTATTTTCAGTactcaataatatatatttttcaggtATGGCTGATCTTTCTCTCTGAAAGTACTAGGGTTCAATCATGGAAATAAAGGACTAAAAAGTGATGAGAAGAACTTAATTAATTCCCTTACCAACCTATACAAGAGATCAAAGTTGGGCTTCTTGGAGACAATAATATCGTGCAAGTTTGCtttaatttgtttctttgttttctacTTTGAATCAACAGCTTTTTCTCCCTCCTTTGTTCTCTTATCATGTGTACTACTACTACAACTACTGTTGTTTATTAGGAAATGCAGCATAAGAGAAGCAACCCAGAAGATCATGACTTGGTGCAATGACCGCAATGATGTTCAGACAATCGAGAGTAGGCAACGATCCTCACCTCCACCTGCAACTTCCAATCATAATAATGACAATAGTAATGTTCTTATTGCTCAAAGACACAAGGAGGGTGAGAGTCTATGCAGAACTTGTCCTTCATGTGGTTTTCAAATCAAATGCCAAGACCAGGTAATCTACATGTTATGTTTGTTTCTATTGAGGATCTTGATTCATTTATGAATtaatgtatgtatgcatgtgtgtgtgttgtTAGGCTGGACTTCATGATTTGCCAGGGCTGCCGGCCGGAGTGAAGTTCGATCCGACAGATCAAGAGATTCTAGAACATTTGGAAGGGAAGGTGAGGGGTGATACTCGTAAGGTTCACCCTCTGATTGATGAGTTCATACCAACACTTGAAGGAGAGAATGGGATTTGCTACACCCATCCAGAGAAATTGCCAGGTCAATGTTTCAATAAGTTTCCCATATTACAAACATATTTCGAAAATACTAGTAGTATCTATTGCTTTTTGTTTCAGTTATCCCAAATaatgagatggacgcacataatccatgtgaaatcgtgagcCCTACATAATCCATATAAAATCGTGTGCGTCCATCTCCACATTCGGGATAGCTGAGACAAAAAATATTGGGATTTGTGAGACTGTAGGAACGACATGTTAATATGTTATGTAACAGTTACAATAATGTGTTccactatatatacatattttttttttcttataggGGTTAGCAAAGATGGGCTAGTTCGTCACTTCTTTCACAGGCCATCAAAGGCATACACAACAGGAACCAGAAAGAGAAGGAAGGTGCACACAGAGGCCGAGGGCGGCGAGACGCGGTGGCACAAAACAGGCAAGACTAGGCCAGTTTACTTTGGTGGCAAAATCAAAGGATACAAGAAAATACTTGTTCTCTACACCAACTATGGCAAGCAAAGGAAGCCTGAGAAAACAAATTGGGTGATGCACCAATACCATCTTGGCAATaatgaggaagagagagatggagagattGTGGTCTCAAAAGTTTTCTACCAAACACAGCCTAGACAATGTAGCAAGGGTCAGagctctcatcatcatcatcatcatcattttaaAGATGGAGGGATCGTTGATCATCATAATCAGACGTACTATAATCCTTCATTTTTATCCTTTGATCAAGGTGGGTCCAACAGATCAAGTTCTCAACTAATGCCAAATTTTGGTGTCCATGATGGATCTTCTTTTATTccttgaagaagaagcagaTTGCATTGGAGGAATAAATTAATGTTCTTACTTGTTCTAGCCTTTAGGAGAGCCAAAAAAAGGTTGGAAGGAATAAGGTTTCTTGGATTAATTAATGCTAAGAAACCAAGATTCTTCTAAGGTTACAACTGTATACTAATTAAAgagatgcatatatatacttacaatAACTTCTGTTACTTTGTAATGCATCTACTTTGTGCAGTGTCAGAAGATGTAACTTGTAAGTTTCACATGAGCCCCTTTCATGTTAACAGACCGACTGTACAAAGATTATTCTAACACACTTGATACTATGTTCTTTTATTCTCGTTCTATTATCTGGTTTATATTTAGGCTTTTGTTTACTGAGCGTAGGAATCCCCTTTTAGTCCCTTGATGATAGTCTAATTGATTATATCTACCGACTTAAGGCGTAAATAATCTCACCTGAGGTAAGAAATTCGATTTTAAATTAGCACAACCATTTCTAAGTGATTGCTACTGAGACTCGATCCAACTAACCCGTCAGACGGATTCACGAGTTTGGATTTAATGGGCTGTCAAATGGCACGCCTACCTAATTATTCTCGATTACGAAGATCTTTCCGCACTTTCACCCAATTTAGTAACGTTactatgttttcacttttcattgtAAAAATTCAGGAGTGGATCTAAATAAACTATGCCAAATCAATCGCACAAATGATCAAGCATCAAGTCTATTGTCTTGACCATGCAACTACAAGAATTCGATCGATCACAGTGAAAACTGCCTCTCATTTGGATCTCATATTGTACAGAGAGACTACATAGAGAGAAGGATCATGATAAGAATAACCATACATTGTGCTGCCAACAAAAACCCAAACCCAAGAATAGTTCTCTTCCTCAAAATGTAATCACAGAGAATGTAGAAAGCTTTTCTACAGAAAGTTCTTTGCAACATACCATTCTTGTCTTGCCTCATCCACCAATCAATTTGCTGACTTGAAAATAATAGCACACCAAAACAGGCTCAAAGTTGAAACAGGTCCTTGCAAAACCATTATTCATGAGCTCTTGTCACAGTTCAGTCAAAGTAAACTTGGTGTAATCTCCTGAATCATGTAGACGCGCGAATCAGAAAATAATTTAGGAGACCTCCAACGTTTTCCATGAGAGTTACTTCTCTGCTCAGAAGTCAAAATCCAGATGAATTTCATTTTTTGAGTTCAGTTCAGCCAGCTCACCAATCTCCTTCGCCCAGAAAACCCGTAGAAGGGACTTCCActtaaatcaaaacaaaaatcacagCTATCCTAAACCCAGTCAGATTCAGGTTATGCTCTTGGAGACGAAGCTTAAATGCCAACCAGAGGCTCCAAGCAGAGCACAAGCTTGACCTGTACAAGACTCTAGACCTGCCCCCAAGGTAGGCTGCAGTTTGGTACCAAAACAGGAGCAAACAAAGGAGACGGTAGAGGGTTAGCTCAAGACCATCCAGCGGAAGCTAGATAATGCAGTAGCACAGACGTCAAGGCTTGAAAACGAAGTTGGGTAGTAAGACATGAACTGGATAAGACTTAACAAAAGCTCCTTTTTTTGTCTCACTCATCTGCTGCAGACCCTCCCCCTCTGTGTTGGCACCCCACGACCATCGTGCAAGCTTGAGCTCACCTGCCACAGTAGACTGAAGAAGGGGAAACTCTGGTGTTTCCAGTGGAAGAATTGTATGATTTTTCTGTTTGCCCTGGATGCGAGCTACGAACATTGATCATGATCGACTGTAAATGATCTTTCAAGCTTCATTGGTAGAACGCTTCTGTCACTACTAGTTCATACACCATGTATTGGGTAATTTGGATTTGAGAGTATACACAAGTCTTCTTGGTAATGGTGGCTCACTTTTAAAGACCTGAAGCTTGTGAAGGATTTAGCCACTCCAGATAGAAGGCTCCAATAAAACATCTCTCGGACGATAAATATCTATCTCCATGACTTGAATATAGGTTCAATCAATTTAATGAAACATTCAAAAACTTAAATGACCACACCAATTTTAGGACAAACGTTGAGATTTCTCGCAAATGACAACTACACCAAGTCACCAACTACAGTCCAACACAAAGTATTAGCGATTATAAAAGCACAAAAGATCTCATTTTTATGGTAATTCATTCACCATATCATCTTTTACAATGAAAGAAACAACATTTATCCCAAGCAATCACCCAACAGTGCCATACTGCCTGCCATTGCACCTAATATATTCAAGCCAAATTAAATCTAATTCCTATCACAACCACAATAAATTCAACTTAAGCAGAAAAATTACCAACATTGTGGCCtaggttcttcttcttcttccgcaATATATAGACGTCAGTCTCCTCGTAGGCATAATCCGGATGCAAATGGTCGTGTGGCAGCTTCTCTATGAGGAAAGCCTTGTCACACAACTCCCAGAACAACTTATCAGCCTCCGGAGACCTTATCTGGTATCCCAACAGCACAACCCCATCGTCGGCGACCAGTGCCTCCATGGCATTCAAAAGTTGCCCCACCGACTCCTCAATATAAACCACATCAGTCGCGATCACCACGTCGAATGGAGGATTTAGGGCCTTGATTTGGTCCTGATTGTTCCAGTAAAGGATGGCACTCTTCAAGTTCTTGCCTAGGGTTTGCTTGTTGCGCTTGAGGTTATGCTTGAGCGCAGGCATGACAGGGGCAATGTCGGTGAGGACGAGGTCAGTAAGCCCAAGGAGGTGGAACGCCATTCCTGCGACTCCGCACCCAGTTCCTAGCTCCACCGCTCGGCGGCGAGTGGAAAAATCGAGCAGACGCGAGTAGGGATTGCTGCTATCGTTCTTATTGGCCCAACGTTCCGCGAATTTGGCAAGGACGAGAGAGCAGGGCCAGACGGAGGTGCCGACGTGCATAGAGCCATTATCTTGCTGTAGAGAGAGTACGGCGCCGTTAATTGGCAGCTCTATGACCGGAGAGTCTGTGAATTTCATTGCCAGTAGCAAGTCGACCGTCTGTGCCCTCTTCGCTTTCAGCCCCGGGAGTTTGGAAGAGGTGATTGGGCTTGGGCTCGTGAACTTAGGGGTGCATAGGCCCAATTCTAAAAAGTAGTTTTATTCAGTCTTGTGGGCTGGAAGCCAAGATTGGGCTTGGGCTATATAGCCTACTTGATAGCAGCAGACTAGCAGTGTCTGTTAGGCCCAATTTTAAAAAAGTAGGCAAGTTGGGCTTCGAACCTGCAAAGGTCGAAACAAGGTCAAACTTCCAAGTTTGACCAATCTCACTCTTGAGTCGACACAACCATTCCTTAACCtccccttctttcttttttctttcatataaGTTTGTCTTTCAATATTCGATATAAACCTAAATTCGAGTTATTGACTGTTCCTCAACCACTAGTCGAGAA contains:
- the LOC119983184 gene encoding dnaJ homolog subfamily B member 1-like, whose protein sequence is MGVDYYKILGVDRNAKDDDLKKAYRKLAMKWHPDKNPNNKKEAEAKFKQISEAYDVLSDSQKRAVYDQYGEEGLKGGVPPPGASGPGGGASYFSTGDGPTTFRFSTRNPDDIFAEFFGVSSPFGGMGGGGGMRGTRFSSGIFGDDIFESFGGGGGVGGGGGASRKAPPIENRLPCTLEELYKGTTKRMKISREILDASGKTMPVEEILTIEVKPGWKKGTKITFPEKGNEQLNVTPADLVFIIEEKPHSTFTRDGNDLVVTLKISLAEALTGYTVHLTTLDGRNLTIQINNVIHPNYEEVVAREGMPIQKDPTKKGNLRIKFNINFPFRLSAEQKAGIKKLLGP
- the LOC119983010 gene encoding NAC domain-containing protein 73-like; this translates as MTWCNDRNDVQTIESRQRSSPPPATSNHNNDNSNVLIAQRHKEGESLCRTCPSCGFQIKCQDQAGLHDLPGLPAGVKFDPTDQEILEHLEGKVRGDTRKVHPLIDEFIPTLEGENGICYTHPEKLPGVSKDGLVRHFFHRPSKAYTTGTRKRRKVHTEAEGGETRWHKTGKTRPVYFGGKIKGYKKILVLYTNYGKQRKPEKTNWVMHQYHLGNNEEERDGEIVVSKVFYQTQPRQCSKGQSSHHHHHHHFKDGGIVDHHNQTYYNPSFLSFDQGGSNRSSSQLMPNFGVHDGSSFIP
- the LOC119981722 gene encoding protein-lysine methyltransferase C42C1.13, which gives rise to MKFTDSPVIELPINGAVLSLQQDNGSMHVGTSVWPCSLVLAKFAERWANKNDSSNPYSRLLDFSTRRRAVELGTGCGVAGMAFHLLGLTDLVLTDIAPVMPALKHNLKRNKQTLGKNLKSAILYWNNQDQIKALNPPFDVVIATDVVYIEESVGQLLNAMEALVADDGVVLLGYQIRSPEADKLFWELCDKAFLIEKLPHDHLHPDYAYEETDVYILRKKKKNLGHNVGNFSA